A window of Leishmania donovani BPK282A1 complete genome, chromosome 35 genomic DNA:
cggcggcatACACCGGTACGCATATCCGCCATGAGGTGCCATCATGAAGTACGGCCGATTCGCCGACACGCAAAACGAAACACACGTAACAAAGCCTAAGTGACCGCTTGCCACCCCGCTTAGCCAGTACGTGGTGCCCATTCCGGTAAAGAACTCACGACTGGAGCGCAGCAATCGTGCCTCCAGCGGTTCAGAGGGGATCGGGTAGCGGTGATAGAGGCGACGGCCTGCCGAAATGAGTGGCAGCCCCTTTCGCCATCCCAGAGTGCCGATGCAGATTGCCCCGGTCCACAACCCCACGTTCGCAATAATCGCCTTCGTCCATGCTTGACCCCAAGAGTTATGCTTGCTGCTCCACATGGCCTCCGCCATGAAGTAGTGCAGCGTCGCACCCGCCAGAATACCAGGGAAAGCGATCCATGCAGTCTGCCGCATCGCACCATTCACCGTGTAGTTGATGCGCGATTCCGCAAAGATGGATACCGCGGTGCCGCATGCCGTGATGCAGaagacggcgacgctggATATGAGGACACCGTACGCGACACAGCAGAGAGGGCAgcgcttctccctcttcagcTCCAGCCGACGACTAGCGGGGATCAAGGAATCCATTGTGTCCCCTACGCTGCTGAGCTTCTCGCCATCCACCTTGGTGGAGCTGAGAATCGAAATGCGGCTCTTGTCCAACGCCATTCGTTTTGATGCACCGCGCACGAGACTACTGCGTTTTGCTTGGGCTACCGAGCACgctgctcgcgcgcctcttcACTTTGATTTAACACCGAATCGGTGGTAGGAGAATGCGAGTAGCGAAGAGGTGTACAgtaaaaaaaaggaaagggggaagaAATAGGCATGTATGATACGTAAGCTCTAATCTGCCGCCTTGCCGACAGAGGGTACACGGCAGCCCGCTTCAgcatgcgtgcacgcgtggtaacgcgcgcgcacacaccccacGACACCACACAACAGTCACCACGCCAACAGCCATGGAGACAACACGAGGTGGTCTcgaccccaccaccaccccgcgGATCAGGTTGCCCTCATACATATTGGCACACACCGAAACAGTGCGAAAGAGATGCaagccacacgcacaggaaaacaaaagagaaaggagaacGACGATGCGCAGGCGCAACATGCTCTACATGCTCCACTCCTTCTCATGTGTGCCTTCACAGCCCACGACAACTGCTGTGTGGTGGAGAGGTATCAAGGGAGATCGGCAGAGTTGATACCTGCCATGGAGATTCACCTCCTCCAGTCAAATCTACGTGAGCGAGGCACACATGCGTGAAAACGATGTTGCACAAGCCTCATCGGGGCGGAGTGGGGTGGTAGTGTGGGGGCAGGGCAGCTGGCTATGCGCGCACCCCAGCACCGACGTCTTCGTAGATCCTCCTTAGATGAGGGACTATGCATTGAATCACGGGCTAAGGAGAAGAAAGAACAAGCGAAGAGCGAGGCCGATGACTCGCCTCATATACCCTTAGACACCCACGGCATCGCCAACGGCAGAAAAGGATGCACCCACGCTgtcgctttccttttcgcgGGAGCCCGTCAGCGTTGCATGGTCTCACACCGCGTTTgcttcgacgccgccgtgccaAAGACGACCACGCGCTGGGTCGAGGTGTTGTCGAAGCTGTTGATGCGGCGAATCATGGAAATGTCATCTGCAGACAGCTTTGCCACCTGCCCAGAGCGCACAGCGGCGGTAGCACCGTCATCGCCATTACGGTCACTGCGCTGTACGCCTGTTGCGGCAGCCACGTAGTTGCGGAAGATGCCAGTGAAAAACGGCGCGGACGCCGCGCTGGCCTCAGTGGCAGACGTCGCCGGGGCCGAATCGGCATCGCCGCGGGCTAAGGGGACGCTGACGGAAGACGACGTCGACGTGACGGCCGCGAGAGTTTTGGTCGACTTTTGCTGCTGCATTGCCTTGGCGCGCTCGTCCAGCTCGACCTGCTCCTGCGCCCGCAGATGTCGCTGCTTCAGCTTCCAGATCTCATGCTTGCGGGCGAGCGACCTCATCACCTGATCTTGCTGTTgcgacgcctcctcctcctcctcctcctcagcctTTCGACTTTCGGCCGGCGTCGAGGAGAAGGACGGAAGTCGCCCCTTCTCGCTCGAGCTAGCTCCCAGTAACATCATCTCGTCGCCTGTAACTGGGTCGCGCTGCATCATGCGCCGTGCGTGCGGTGAGGTCGGCGAGGACGAATCGGCCGGCATCCAGTTCGCCGCCTCATTGTCTTCCTCTCCAATAACGAGCTCGTCAACCGGTGTTCTGAAGTCATTCGCCATCGCGCTGTCCGTGCGCGTACGCGGGCTGtactcgtcgtcgtcagcgcGCTGACCatcctcagcagcgccgtgttCGCGTGGATGCTGTACAAGGCTCCGCGTCTGGCTCAGCGCCTGGGACTGTGTGAGCTCGCGTGATACCATCTGCTCAAACttctgccgcttctgctgctgcacatggGCGAGAAACCGGTTCGTCAGCTCGCCAACCACGTTTGGGGaccacgcgctgctgctggatgcCGAAGACGGCGACACAAGCGACGCTGGTGAGAAGGCAGGCGAGTGGAGTCGAAGCGACGAGGGCGAGCACACACCCGTCGCGGCAGGAGAAGTACCATCGTCATTCGCAtcgttgctgctgatgccggtcTCCACAAGTAGCCTGCTcggaggaaaggagagggggtcAACAAGCGCATCGGTAGCGActtgcagcggcgacggcagggAAAGCGTGCGAGAGAAGACGTCCCTCATGTTCAAGGATTTTGCTTGCTTCCGCAGCGCTCGCTGGGAGTGCTTGAAGGCTGCTTGCACTTCGGCAGCCTCGGCCTTCTCTTGCGCGCGCCGCTTGCGCTCACCCTTGCCACCCTTCGCATGCCCATCTttgccgccgtcttctctTCGACTTCGTTTCTTGTGCAGTGCCGCTGACACGAGCGGCGTCACCTCTGCACAAGCAGTCGCCTGCATGGGTTCGTCAAGTAAGACAGACGAGCCGGCTCGCGGAAAGCTTTCGACCCACTCTGACGTGACGCTGTACTTGTTCTGTATTGCATTGCCTCGCGTCACATCAGCGTCATCTCCGCCGTTCACTTTCTGGTTTTCCTCGTCTTCcacgctggaggcgctgggGTTGTGCTGCGGAGCGCCGTGATGCTCACTGGCCTCCGTGAAAGACAGCGGTGGTGAGGGCAAGATGTTTTGCGAGGTGTTACCGAGGGTCACgtcgctgctctccgtcTCCACCAGAAATGGCGACCCCCCGTTTATCCTGGATTGTGTAGCGTCGTCCACGGAAAAGGGAGTGTTCGCACCTTCGTCGACCACGACCGCCGCCTCAACGAAGTTTCTTGTGAGTTTGTCCTCCTCTGTGCACCccacgagagaggaggcgccggGGGCGGTGATGGCTGGAGAAAAAGCGGAGAGAATGGTGACTTCATCCTTTACCTCACCGACGGCAGGCAGGGGTGGCTGTGTGAGGGTAGCGACCTCCAGCGACGGGGCAGACGGCGACGTCTCGCACATATCTGGCGATAGCATCTCTGTTGGGCGCATTCTCGACTGCGGATGTGACTCTGGTCCGCGCTGACCAAAGGTGCCGGCCCAGCCGTGATAAGGGCAGTCTAGTGGCGGGGCGGCCGGGGTGTCAGGCGCAGAGCAGGCGTTGCGCCTATGTGGATGCTGAAAACTATCTATGAAgaaacgtgtgtgtgtgtgtgtgtatgcgcgttTTGCTTGGTTGCCTTGTGCCTATCCGCACCTTGAGGCCGACTGCACGCGCATCAGCAAGAGAAAACAGTGCGCAGCACAAGAGCGAGCAAAGaacagagacagacagagggagggagcggtACAGAACGATACGTGCACcctgcaccgccacaccacgagagggagagacagaaaaACAGAAACGTGCAGCCGAGCGAGAGGAAAaaagtgctgctgctgcagcactgcggAGAGGGAAGCCCGTTGAGAGATGTGCACCTCTTCCGCAGATGCCCACATATATACCTTTTCCGTGGCTGCGAGCCACGAGACCTTtccccggcgccgcgccaggATCAATAACGGGCTATGCTCGGTCGCTGACAAGTCGGCTGCTCTTCATGCATCGTCACCACCGACAGATGTGTAAAGGCCACAATGCAGTCGAGCTAGCTTGTGAACacaaaagcacacacacacacacacacgtcaaAAACGCTCCAAACATACAAGCGTctcgccaccactgccactgTTGGTTGACATGTAGGCAGCGCCCACCATGAGCACATCCGCACGTGCAGCttcaacacacacacacacacacaaagaccTCGGTTGCTACTCGAGCTGAGCAATCACGGCTGCTTGGTTCGTCTGCTTGGCGCAATCCATCGGGATCATGCCCGCGACATTCCTTGCCGTCTTTGAGGCACCATTGCGAAGCAGcactgccaccacctctGCCCTGCCAGACAGAGCGGCGAGGTGCATGGGCGTGCGCTTTGCGGCATCACGTGCGTTCACGTTGGCGCCCTCGTCGAGCAGCGCTTCCACGACGCGTGCATGCCCACGGTCAGCGGCGtagtgcagcggcgtccaCCCTTCATTgtcggcagcgtcgatgttgacctgctgcgcgtcgctgcggtCGAGAATAGCTTTGACAAAGGCGCTGTTGCCCGAAAAGGCGGCGTGGTGGAGCAGGGTGAGCTTATGATCATCGCACTCACTGAGGCACCCACCCTTCTGCACGTACGCCATAAAGCGCTCGGCATTACCGCGACGACAAGCGTCGTAGATCGTCTCCGCAGGAGGTTCCCGCCGTGACGTGGCGTCGCGGGAGGACCGAGTGCTTGACATTGTGGAGCGGCCGCTAAAAGGTGTCGTTACTTCCTTtatttcgttttttttttcggaaGCGGAGGCTTCGGGCACGGCAGGGAGCAGatgaaaagagaagcgaagaTGAAAAATAGGTTCACTTGTCAAGCTGGACAGGCAGCGTTCTCGAAGTTGTGAGCTGCGAGAACCTTGGCGAGGTTTGGAGTGTTTTTTTCTTGCGTGGAAGAGACGTGATGGCACGGATTCTTCACTCTGCGTGCGCCACTGATAGGCGTGCACATTGCCGGGCATGCACTTGATACGGAGAC
This region includes:
- a CDS encoding ankyrin repeat protein, putative yields the protein MSSTRSSRDATSRREPPAETIYDACRRGNAERFMAYVQKGGCLSECDDHKLTLLHHAAFSGNSAFVKAILDRSDAQQVNIDAADNEGWTPLHYAADRGHARVVEALLDEGANVNARDAAKRTPMHLAALSGRAEVVAVLLRNGASKTARNVAGMIPMDCAKQTNQAAVIAQLE